From the genome of Anaerolineales bacterium, one region includes:
- a CDS encoding ABC transporter ATP-binding protein, which translates to MGHGGPMAMMKGEKPRDFRGTMATLIGYLGKYRIAILAVILFALASTAFSIAGPKILGQATTKLFEGVLAQISGTGSIDFGYIGDILLLTLGLYLVSSLFMYIQGWIMSGISMNITYRFRRDIAEKINRMPLRYFDGTNHGEVLSRVTNDVDTVSQTLNQSLTQIITSVATLAGVLAMMLSISWQMTLVALAILPISFAIIAAIVRASQIFFKRQQDYLGHVNGHIEEMFGGHVVMKAFNGEAKSVAQFDRLNDTLYDSAWKSQFLSGMMFPIMNFVGNLGYVGICILGGFLAARNTITVGDIQAFIQYVRNFTQPIMQIANISNVFQQTAASAERVFQFLAEADETPDPVPAWKPEKVSGKVEFRNVHFGYLPEKIIINDFCATVEPGQKIAIVGPTGAGKTTMVKLLMRFYDVADGSIRIDGHDIREFARGGLRCLFGMVLQDTWLYNGTLMENIRYGREGATDAEVIAAAKAAHADHFIRTQPEGYRTMVNEETTNLSQGQMQLMTIARAILADPAILILDEATSSVDTHTEQLIQRAMDSLMQGRTSFIIAHRLSTIRDADWILVMKAGDIVEQGKHEQLLAQGGVYAELYNSQFERVERE; encoded by the coding sequence ATGGGACACGGCGGCCCGATGGCGATGATGAAGGGCGAAAAGCCGCGCGATTTCCGCGGCACGATGGCCACGCTGATCGGGTACTTGGGGAAGTACCGGATCGCGATCCTGGCGGTGATCCTGTTCGCGCTCGCTTCGACCGCCTTTTCCATCGCCGGCCCCAAGATCCTCGGCCAGGCCACCACCAAGCTGTTCGAGGGCGTGCTGGCCCAAATTTCCGGCACCGGCTCGATCGACTTCGGCTACATCGGCGACATCCTGCTCCTGACCCTCGGGCTGTACCTGGTCTCGTCGCTGTTCATGTATATCCAGGGCTGGATCATGTCCGGGATTTCGATGAACATCACCTACCGCTTCCGCCGCGACATCGCCGAGAAGATCAACCGTATGCCGCTGCGCTACTTCGACGGGACCAACCACGGCGAGGTCCTCTCGCGCGTCACCAACGACGTCGACACCGTCAGCCAGACCCTCAACCAGAGCCTGACCCAGATCATCACCTCGGTGGCGACCCTGGCCGGGGTGCTGGCGATGATGCTTTCGATCTCCTGGCAGATGACCCTGGTGGCGCTGGCCATCCTGCCGATTTCCTTCGCCATCATCGCCGCGATCGTCCGCGCCTCCCAGATCTTCTTCAAACGCCAGCAGGATTACCTCGGCCACGTCAACGGCCACATCGAGGAGATGTTCGGCGGGCACGTCGTGATGAAGGCCTTCAACGGCGAAGCCAAGAGCGTCGCCCAGTTCGACCGGCTCAACGACACGCTGTACGATTCGGCTTGGAAATCCCAATTCCTCTCCGGGATGATGTTCCCGATCATGAACTTCGTCGGCAACCTCGGGTACGTGGGGATCTGCATTCTGGGCGGGTTCCTCGCGGCGCGCAACACCATCACCGTCGGCGACATCCAGGCCTTCATCCAGTACGTCCGCAACTTCACCCAGCCGATCATGCAGATCGCCAACATCTCCAACGTCTTCCAGCAGACGGCGGCCTCGGCCGAACGGGTCTTCCAGTTTCTGGCCGAAGCCGACGAAACGCCCGATCCCGTCCCGGCCTGGAAGCCGGAAAAGGTGTCGGGCAAGGTGGAGTTCCGGAACGTGCATTTCGGCTACCTGCCCGAGAAAATCATCATCAACGACTTCTGCGCCACCGTCGAGCCCGGCCAGAAGATCGCCATCGTCGGCCCGACCGGCGCCGGCAAGACCACCATGGTCAAGCTGCTGATGCGCTTCTACGACGTCGCGGACGGATCGATCCGGATCGACGGGCACGATATCCGCGAGTTCGCCCGCGGCGGCCTGCGCTGCCTGTTCGGGATGGTGCTGCAGGATACCTGGCTCTACAACGGGACCCTGATGGAAAACATCCGCTACGGGCGGGAGGGCGCGACCGACGCCGAGGTGATCGCCGCCGCCAAGGCCGCCCACGCGGACCACTTCATCCGCACCCAGCCCGAGGGCTACCGCACGATGGTCAACGAGGAGACGACCAACCTCTCGCAGGGCCAGATGCAATTGATGACGATCGCCCGCGCGATCCTGGCCGACCCCGCGATCCTGATCCTCGACGAGGCCACGAGTTCGGTCGACACCCACACCGAACAGCTGATCCAGCGGGCGATGGACTCCCTGATGCAGGGCCGCACCAGCTTCATCATCGCCCACCGGCTTTCGACCATCCGCGACGCAGATTGGATCCTGGTGATGAAGGCCGGCGACATCGTCGAGCAGGGAAAACACGAACAGCTCCTGGCGCAGGGCGGTGTCTACGCCGAACTCTACAACAGTCAGTTCGAACGGGTGGAGAGGGAGTGA
- a CDS encoding ABC transporter ATP-binding protein yields the protein MTRLLKYLRPYALLILVAVGLLFLQANADLALPDYMSRIVNNGIQQGGIENAVPLAIRQSEMDRLTLFLTADETTRVLASYTLIDGASAEYGEYLKQYPALAEGPVYILNRIDAAETADLNPILGKGLLVTYTIEQLLKDPEQAAAMAQSSGLDVSRIPPGMDLWTVLRMLPADARAQISDSINERFASLGESMITQMAVGAVKNEYAALGMNTEKLQTDYIVHTGILMLLLTLLSGACTVAVGFLSAQTAAGFARDLRRNVFARVEDFSSAEFDQFSTASLITRSTNDVTQIQMVVLMTIRMVFYAPIIGIGGVIRAVGKSADMWWIIALAVIVLFGLILTVFAVALPKFQSIQKLIDRLNLVVRENLSGMMVIRAFNRQAFEEERFDKANRDVTGTLLFINRIMVVMMPVMMMVMNGLVVLIIWVGAHQVAEARMQVGDMLAFMQYAMQIVFSFLMLSIMFIILPRAAVSADRIADVLGTAPSIRDPQNPRRFPEPFRGTVEFRDVCFRYPGAEEDVLHDISFTARPGETTAFIGTTGSGKSTIVSLIPRFYEVTDGAVLIDGVDVRAVTQSDLRGRIGYVPQKSNLFSGTIGSNLCYADPDASDEELLQAAEIAQAKEFITANPAGLEAEVAQGGANVSGGQKQRLAIARALVKKAPIYIFDDSFSSLDFKTDSALRKALRQRMAGCTLLLVTQRISTIMHAEQIVVLDEGRIAGKGTHAELLKNCEVYRGIAEAQLSKEELS from the coding sequence ATGACCCGTTTACTAAAATATTTGCGGCCCTACGCCCTGCTGATCCTGGTCGCGGTCGGCTTGCTGTTCCTGCAAGCCAACGCCGACCTGGCCCTGCCGGATTACATGTCGAGGATCGTCAACAACGGCATCCAGCAAGGCGGCATCGAGAACGCCGTCCCCCTGGCGATCCGGCAGAGCGAAATGGACCGGCTGACCCTCTTCCTCACCGCCGACGAAACAACGCGCGTCCTCGCGAGTTACACACTGATCGACGGCGCCTCGGCCGAATACGGGGAATACCTCAAGCAGTATCCCGCCCTGGCCGAGGGCCCGGTCTACATCCTGAACCGGATTGATGCCGCTGAAACGGCGGACCTCAATCCGATCCTGGGCAAGGGGCTGCTCGTGACGTACACCATCGAGCAATTGCTGAAGGATCCGGAGCAAGCCGCCGCAATGGCGCAATCCTCCGGGCTGGACGTTTCGCGGATCCCGCCGGGTATGGACCTGTGGACCGTGCTGCGCATGCTTCCGGCGGACGCCCGCGCCCAGATCAGCGACTCCATTAACGAACGATTCGCCTCCCTGGGGGAAAGCATGATCACCCAAATGGCCGTCGGGGCGGTGAAGAACGAATACGCCGCGCTGGGAATGAACACGGAAAAACTGCAGACGGATTACATCGTCCACACCGGCATCCTGATGCTGCTCCTGACCCTGCTCTCGGGCGCGTGCACCGTTGCGGTCGGGTTCCTCTCGGCGCAAACGGCGGCGGGATTTGCGCGCGACCTGCGCCGCAACGTCTTCGCGCGGGTGGAGGATTTTTCCAGCGCCGAATTCGACCAATTTTCCACCGCCTCGCTGATCACCCGCTCCACCAACGACGTCACCCAGATCCAGATGGTGGTGCTGATGACGATCCGGATGGTGTTTTACGCCCCGATCATCGGCATCGGCGGGGTGATCCGCGCGGTGGGGAAAAGCGCGGACATGTGGTGGATCATCGCCCTGGCGGTGATCGTCCTCTTCGGCCTGATCCTCACCGTCTTCGCCGTCGCCCTGCCCAAGTTCCAGAGCATTCAGAAGCTGATCGACCGGCTCAACCTGGTGGTTCGCGAGAACCTCTCCGGGATGATGGTGATCCGCGCCTTCAACCGGCAGGCTTTCGAGGAGGAGCGGTTCGACAAGGCCAACCGGGACGTCACCGGGACTCTGCTGTTCATCAACCGGATCATGGTGGTGATGATGCCGGTGATGATGATGGTGATGAACGGGCTGGTGGTGCTGATCATCTGGGTCGGCGCGCACCAAGTGGCCGAAGCCCGGATGCAGGTGGGCGACATGCTGGCCTTCATGCAGTACGCGATGCAGATCGTCTTCTCCTTCCTGATGCTCTCGATCATGTTCATCATCCTGCCCCGCGCGGCCGTCTCGGCCGACCGGATCGCCGACGTGCTCGGCACGGCGCCGTCGATCCGCGACCCGCAGAACCCGCGGCGCTTCCCCGAGCCGTTCCGCGGCACGGTCGAATTCCGCGACGTGTGCTTCCGCTACCCGGGCGCCGAGGAAGACGTGCTCCACGACATCTCCTTTACCGCCCGGCCCGGCGAGACCACCGCCTTCATCGGCACCACCGGCTCGGGCAAATCCACGATCGTCAGCCTGATCCCGCGCTTCTACGAAGTCACGGACGGGGCGGTCCTGATCGACGGGGTGGACGTCCGCGCGGTGACGCAGAGCGACCTGCGCGGCCGAATCGGTTACGTGCCGCAGAAAAGCAACCTGTTCTCCGGAACGATCGGCAGCAACCTGTGTTACGCCGATCCGGACGCGTCCGACGAGGAGCTTCTGCAGGCGGCCGAGATCGCCCAAGCCAAGGAGTTCATCACCGCCAACCCGGCGGGGCTGGAGGCGGAAGTAGCCCAGGGCGGCGCGAACGTCTCCGGCGGGCAGAAGCAGCGCCTGGCCATCGCCCGGGCCCTGGTGAAGAAGGCGCCGATCTACATCTTCGACGACAGTTTCTCATCGCTGGATTTCAAGACCGACTCGGCGCTGCGCAAAGCGCTCCGGCAGCGGATGGCCGGCTGCACCCTGCTCCTCGTCACCCAGCGCATTTCCACGATCATGCATGCCGAACAGATCGTCGTCCTCGATGAGGGCCGGATCGCCGGGAAAGGCACCCACGCCGAGCTGCTGAAAAACTGCGAAGTCTACCGCGGCATCGCCGAGGCGCAATTGAGCAAGGAGGAACTGTCATGA
- a CDS encoding winged helix DNA-binding protein has translation MTLGEQCLDLLHEWTGVSMRNSMRTMLRFSREKGVSMQQIGALFRIRRGECSVRDISSELSVTAAAASQLLEGLVQQDLIRRAEDPNDRRVKQIALTDKGRRILAEGIQARQDWLRRLVQRLSPQEQVQAAAALKLLLANAASLERDRRPAA, from the coding sequence ATGACCCTCGGCGAGCAATGCCTGGACCTGTTGCACGAATGGACCGGCGTATCGATGCGGAATTCGATGCGCACCATGCTGCGCTTTTCCAGGGAGAAGGGCGTATCGATGCAGCAAATCGGGGCACTTTTCCGGATCCGCCGGGGCGAATGCAGCGTAAGGGATATCAGCAGCGAGCTCAGCGTCACCGCCGCCGCAGCCAGCCAACTGCTCGAAGGCCTGGTTCAGCAGGACCTGATCCGCCGCGCCGAAGACCCGAACGACCGGCGGGTCAAACAGATCGCCCTAACGGACAAGGGGCGCAGGATCCTTGCCGAGGGGATCCAGGCCCGGCAGGACTGGCTGCGCCGCCTGGTACAGCGCCTTTCCCCGCAGGAGCAGGTCCAGGCCGCCGCGGCGCTTAAACTGCTGTTGGCGAACGCCGCCTCGCTCGAACGAGACCGGCGGCCGGCCGCCTGA
- the rfbB gene encoding dTDP-glucose 4,6-dehydratase yields MAMLVTGGAGFIGSNFIRRVLSADPKAWIVDLDLLTYAGTEENLKDLPDGQRHSFVRGDIGDRALLADLLRRHRIDTIVHFAAETHVDRSLADPSPFFRTNVMGTLALLEAARGYWIREKPFPLEAVRFHHISTDEVFGSLSPEDPPFSETSPYAPSSPYAASKAAADHLVRAYFRSYGLPVTITHCSNNYGPRQFPEKLVALTIANALRGEPIPVYGDGGQIRDWLYVEDHCEAVRAVLARGKPGAIYLIGGGNQLTNLSLVEKVCGLMDELLPKSVHRPHAKLISPFADRPGHDRRYALDGSKIQRELGWSSRETLDSGLRKTVKWYRANPAWMRAVLGNPGHREWIAAHYGRRGNR; encoded by the coding sequence ATGGCCATGCTGGTCACCGGCGGAGCCGGTTTCATCGGTTCGAATTTCATCCGGCGGGTGCTGAGCGCCGATCCGAAGGCGTGGATCGTCGATCTGGACTTGCTGACCTACGCCGGCACGGAAGAGAACCTGAAGGATCTGCCGGACGGGCAACGGCACTCCTTCGTCCGCGGCGACATCGGCGACCGCGCCCTGCTGGCCGATCTCCTGCGGCGCCATCGGATCGATACGATCGTCCACTTCGCGGCCGAGACGCACGTCGACCGTTCGCTCGCGGACCCCTCGCCCTTTTTCCGGACGAACGTCATGGGGACCCTGGCGCTGCTGGAGGCCGCGCGCGGATACTGGATCCGCGAGAAGCCGTTTCCGCTCGAGGCCGTGCGATTCCACCACATCTCAACCGACGAAGTGTTCGGATCGCTCTCGCCCGAGGATCCGCCGTTCAGCGAAACCTCGCCCTACGCCCCGTCCTCGCCCTACGCGGCCTCCAAGGCGGCCGCCGATCACCTCGTCCGGGCCTATTTCCGCTCGTACGGCCTGCCCGTGACGATTACTCATTGCTCGAACAACTACGGCCCGCGCCAATTCCCCGAAAAGCTCGTTGCCCTGACGATCGCCAATGCGTTGCGGGGGGAACCGATCCCCGTCTACGGCGACGGGGGCCAGATCCGCGATTGGCTCTACGTGGAGGATCACTGCGAGGCGGTCCGCGCGGTGCTGGCGCGGGGGAAGCCGGGGGCGATTTACCTGATCGGGGGCGGAAACCAGCTGACGAACCTCAGCCTGGTGGAGAAGGTCTGCGGCCTGATGGACGAACTGCTCCCCAAATCCGTCCACCGACCGCACGCCAAGTTGATCTCGCCTTTCGCCGACCGCCCCGGGCACGACCGCCGCTACGCGCTGGACGGCTCCAAGATCCAGCGGGAACTCGGCTGGTCATCCAGGGAGACTCTGGATTCCGGACTGCGGAAAACCGTGAAATGGTACCGCGCCAATCCGGCCTGGATGAGGGCGGTTCTCGGAAATCCCGGGCACCGCGAGTGGATCGCCGCGCACTACGGCCGCCGGGGAAACCGATGA
- the rfbA gene encoding glucose-1-phosphate thymidylyltransferase RfbA, with product MKGIVLAGGRGTRLYPLTKSVGKQLLPVYDKPMIYYPLSILMLAGIREILIVSSARDLPAFQGLLGDGRQWGLRLQFAEQPQPRGLADAFLAGRDFIAGEPVCVVLGDSIFYGEGLQAILRSAAALTEGALIFAYPVRNPARYGVVQLDSAGKVLTIEEKPDRPRSRYAVTGLYFYDSQAAGIAAGLKPSARGELEITDLNLAYLARGRLKAEVLGRGIAWLDAGTQEDLLNAAKFIQTIQERQGLMISCPEEIAYRMRFIGREDLRRLTAAMARNPYSDYLLKLLEETSP from the coding sequence ATGAAAGGGATCGTCCTGGCCGGAGGGCGCGGCACCCGCTTGTATCCCCTGACGAAGTCGGTCGGCAAACAGCTCTTGCCGGTGTACGACAAGCCGATGATCTATTATCCCCTTTCGATCCTGATGCTGGCGGGCATCCGCGAAATTCTGATCGTCAGTTCTGCCCGCGATCTTCCCGCCTTTCAGGGCTTGTTGGGCGACGGCCGGCAGTGGGGACTGCGTCTGCAATTCGCCGAGCAGCCGCAACCGCGCGGTTTGGCGGACGCGTTTCTGGCGGGGCGGGATTTTATCGCCGGCGAGCCGGTCTGCGTGGTCCTGGGCGACAGCATCTTCTACGGGGAGGGGTTGCAGGCCATCCTGCGTTCGGCGGCTGCGCTGACGGAGGGGGCGCTGATCTTCGCCTACCCGGTCAGGAATCCCGCCCGCTATGGGGTGGTGCAACTCGATTCGGCGGGAAAGGTCTTAACCATCGAGGAAAAACCCGACCGCCCGCGTTCCCGCTACGCCGTCACCGGATTGTATTTCTACGATTCCCAGGCGGCCGGGATCGCGGCCGGCCTCAAGCCTTCCGCGCGCGGTGAATTGGAGATCACCGACCTGAACCTGGCGTACCTGGCCCGGGGCCGGTTGAAGGCGGAGGTTCTCGGCCGGGGGATCGCCTGGCTGGACGCGGGGACCCAGGAGGACTTGTTGAACGCCGCCAAATTCATCCAAACCATCCAGGAGCGCCAGGGATTGATGATCTCCTGCCCCGAGGAGATCGCCTACCGGATGCGGTTTATCGGCCGCGAAGATCTCCGCCGGCTGACGGCCGCGATGGCGCGCAATCCGTACAGCGATTACCTTCTGAAATTATTGGAAGAAACCTCCCCGTGA
- a CDS encoding DegT/DnrJ/EryC1/StrS family aminotransferase, translated as MIPVVALQRQEEGIRAEIDAAFARVRERGQFILGPEVEAFEKAFAQYCEAKHAVGVASGTEALQIALLACGIGPGDEVITVAHTAAATVAAVELAGARPVLTDIDPVRQTLDPARIEPALTQRTRAILPVHLYGQPADLSPMLDIAARRNLALIEDCAQAAGARYRGRRVGAWGNAAAFSFYPTKNLGAYGDGGAVVTDDDGLAERARAIRQYGWNADRICRGKGINSRLDEIQAALLSVKLARLEDWNAERRRLAGVYRKGLASAGLRLPPEPPDSAPVYYTFTVRHPRRDSLRAHLARHGVGTAIHYPCPVHLQPGFRNLNLSPGDLPETERAAQEVLSLPMFPGLREDEIRTVIDAVNGF; from the coding sequence ATGATCCCGGTCGTCGCTTTGCAAAGGCAGGAGGAAGGAATCCGCGCCGAGATCGACGCGGCCTTCGCCCGGGTGAGGGAGCGGGGACAATTCATCCTCGGGCCGGAGGTGGAGGCTTTCGAAAAAGCCTTCGCCCAGTATTGTGAGGCGAAGCACGCGGTCGGCGTCGCCTCCGGAACCGAAGCCCTTCAAATCGCGTTGCTGGCGTGCGGGATCGGCCCGGGGGACGAGGTGATCACCGTGGCCCACACCGCCGCGGCGACGGTGGCCGCGGTGGAGCTGGCGGGCGCCCGGCCGGTACTGACCGACATCGACCCGGTGCGGCAAACGCTGGATCCGGCGCGGATTGAACCCGCGCTAACCCAACGCACCCGCGCCATCCTGCCCGTCCACCTCTACGGCCAGCCGGCGGACCTCAGCCCGATGCTGGACATCGCCGCGCGCCGCAATTTGGCGCTGATCGAGGATTGCGCCCAGGCCGCCGGGGCGCGCTACCGCGGGCGACGGGTCGGCGCCTGGGGAAACGCCGCCGCCTTCAGTTTCTACCCCACCAAGAACCTCGGCGCCTACGGCGACGGCGGAGCGGTCGTAACCGACGACGACGGCCTGGCCGAGCGGGCCCGCGCGATCCGTCAATACGGCTGGAACGCGGATCGGATCTGCCGCGGCAAGGGGATTAACAGCCGCCTGGACGAAATCCAAGCCGCGCTCCTTTCGGTGAAATTGGCCCGCCTCGAAGATTGGAACGCGGAACGCCGAAGACTGGCGGGCGTCTACCGCAAGGGGCTGGCCTCCGCCGGCCTACGGCTTCCGCCGGAGCCGCCGGATTCCGCGCCGGTGTATTACACCTTCACCGTCCGACATCCGCGCCGGGATTCACTGCGGGCGCACCTCGCGCGGCACGGCGTCGGGACCGCGATCCATTATCCTTGCCCGGTTCACCTCCAGCCCGGGTTTCGAAACCTCAACCTCTCCCCCGGAGATCTGCCCGAGACCGAACGCGCGGCGCAGGAAGTGCTCAGCCTGCCGATGTTTCCGGGCTTGCGGGAGGATGAGATCCGCACGGTGATCGATGCGGTCAACGGGTTTTAA
- a CDS encoding NAD-dependent epimerase/dehydratase family protein: MPSVEKDFAGRRILITGGLGFIGSNLARRLADLGAEVTLMDPLPAGIGGNPFNISGYEDRLRVRPVDIRDGGGAADLIRETDCIFNLAGLVGHLDSMRDPLTDMEINVRGQLAFLEACRRVHPRAKIVFAGTRQVYGPPRYLPVDEDHPLHPADANAVHKLAAEQYHLLYRRAYGLRPVILRLSNVYGPRMRVRDKMKTFLGAWVRQLIDGEEITVYGDGSAVRDLLYVDDAADAMLLASLHPGADGRVYNLGGGEPVRLLDLAKTMIACHGSGAFRLVPYPAERKNIEIGSYVSDLVRIRSELGWNPITPLPRGLTETLEYYRRHGEHYR; the protein is encoded by the coding sequence ATGCCGTCCGTGGAGAAGGATTTCGCCGGCCGGCGGATCCTCATCACCGGCGGGCTGGGGTTCATCGGCAGCAACCTCGCGCGGCGCCTGGCCGATCTCGGAGCCGAGGTGACCCTGATGGATCCGCTGCCGGCAGGAATCGGAGGAAACCCCTTCAACATCTCCGGATACGAAGACCGATTGCGGGTCCGCCCGGTCGACATCCGGGACGGCGGCGGAGCCGCCGATTTGATCCGGGAAACGGATTGCATCTTCAACCTGGCCGGCTTGGTGGGCCATCTGGACAGCATGCGGGATCCGCTGACCGATATGGAGATCAACGTCCGCGGCCAGCTCGCCTTCCTCGAAGCGTGCCGCCGAGTCCATCCGCGGGCGAAGATCGTCTTCGCCGGCACCCGCCAGGTCTACGGTCCGCCGCGCTACCTGCCGGTGGACGAGGACCACCCGCTCCATCCGGCGGATGCGAACGCGGTCCATAAACTGGCCGCCGAACAGTACCACCTCCTGTACCGCCGCGCCTACGGTTTGCGGCCGGTCATCCTGCGCCTGAGCAACGTCTACGGGCCCCGGATGCGGGTCCGCGACAAGATGAAAACGTTCCTCGGCGCTTGGGTCCGGCAACTGATCGACGGGGAAGAGATCACCGTTTATGGAGACGGGAGTGCGGTCCGCGATCTGCTCTACGTGGACGACGCGGCCGATGCGATGCTGCTCGCCTCCCTGCACCCCGGGGCCGACGGCCGGGTGTACAACCTGGGCGGCGGCGAGCCCGTCCGCCTGCTGGACCTGGCGAAAACGATGATCGCCTGCCACGGAAGCGGCGCGTTCCGGCTTGTCCCCTATCCGGCCGAGCGGAAGAACATCGAGATCGGATCCTACGTCTCCGACCTGGTCCGGATCCGTTCGGAATTGGGCTGGAACCCGATCACGCCCCTCCCCCGAGGGCTGACCGAGACTCTGGAATATTACCGCCGCCATGGGGAGCATTATCGGTGA
- a CDS encoding glycosyltransferase family 2 protein, producing MSGAPSAPGRKLGGISAVLPAMNDGGTIASMVLAARAALRRTASDYEIIVVDNGSRDYSGAVLAELASLLPELRVLSHEESLGYGGALRAGFSAASKEWIFYTDSDAQYDPLELGRLAEAAEGVDAVNGYKIARQDPWYRTLLGRTYHHTARLLFGFRLRDVDCDFRLFRRALLAAVPLESTTGTIGLELVKRFQDAGYRFAEVPVSHYYRRFGDSQFFRPARLWRTAKAFAALWVRLVLRKGRR from the coding sequence ATGAGCGGCGCCCCCTCCGCCCCCGGACGAAAGCTCGGCGGCATCTCGGCGGTGCTCCCCGCCATGAACGACGGCGGAACGATCGCCAGCATGGTGCTGGCGGCGCGCGCCGCGCTGCGCCGGACGGCGTCCGACTACGAGATCATCGTCGTCGACAACGGCAGCCGGGATTACAGCGGCGCGGTGCTGGCCGAGCTGGCCAGCCTGCTTCCCGAACTGCGCGTGCTCTCCCACGAAGAATCGCTCGGATACGGCGGCGCGCTGCGCGCCGGCTTCTCCGCCGCCTCCAAGGAGTGGATCTTCTACACCGACAGCGACGCCCAATACGATCCGCTCGAGCTCGGGAGACTGGCGGAGGCCGCCGAGGGCGTGGACGCGGTCAACGGATACAAAATCGCCCGGCAGGATCCGTGGTACCGCACGCTTCTGGGGCGGACGTACCATCACACCGCGCGGCTGCTGTTCGGGTTCCGCCTGCGGGACGTGGATTGCGACTTCCGGCTCTTCCGCCGCGCGCTCCTCGCCGCCGTCCCGCTCGAGAGCACGACCGGAACGATCGGCCTCGAACTCGTCAAGCGGTTCCAAGACGCCGGATACCGGTTTGCCGAAGTGCCGGTCAGCCATTATTACCGCCGCTTCGGCGATTCGCAGTTCTTCCGCCCCGCCCGCCTGTGGCGGACGGCGAAAGCCTTCGCGGCGCTGTGGGTCCGGTTGGTCCTGCGCAAGGGCCGGAGATGA
- a CDS encoding class I SAM-dependent methyltransferase, whose translation MEQSEYGLMFGVEDSHWWYRGMAEIACALLDRWYPRGGSLRILDAGCGTGAAMTGFLARYGRVWGIDISAQALRFCRRRGAARLARATVATLPFPDGFFGLAASFDVLYGEAVPSDLEAVREIRRVLAPGGRLFVRLPAYGWMRRGHDTVIRTKHRYTRGEVAALLRHGGFRVERTSYANTFLFPAAVVRKAGEALFRAAPRSDLSWKPGPFNAVLARILSAEAGWIARTGLPFGLSVIGAGSKP comes from the coding sequence ATGGAGCAGAGCGAATACGGTCTGATGTTCGGCGTGGAAGACAGCCACTGGTGGTACCGCGGGATGGCGGAGATCGCCTGCGCCCTCTTGGACCGCTGGTACCCCCGCGGCGGAAGCCTGCGGATCCTCGACGCGGGATGCGGCACGGGGGCGGCGATGACCGGATTCCTCGCCCGCTACGGACGGGTGTGGGGAATCGACATCTCCGCCCAGGCCCTGCGATTCTGCCGCCGGCGCGGCGCCGCGCGGCTGGCGCGCGCAACGGTGGCAACACTCCCCTTTCCGGACGGCTTTTTCGGCCTGGCCGCCTCGTTCGACGTGCTGTACGGGGAAGCGGTGCCGTCGGATCTCGAAGCCGTCCGGGAAATCCGCCGCGTCCTCGCTCCGGGAGGGCGGCTGTTCGTCCGCCTGCCCGCCTACGGCTGGATGCGCCGCGGACACGATACGGTGATCCGCACCAAACACCGCTATACCCGCGGCGAGGTGGCAGCCCTGCTCCGCCACGGCGGCTTCCGGGTCGAGCGGACATCCTACGCCAACACCTTCCTGTTCCCCGCGGCCGTGGTCCGGAAGGCCGGCGAAGCCCTCTTCCGCGCGGCTCCCCGCTCCGACCTCTCCTGGAAGCCCGGCCCCTTCAACGCCGTTTTGGCTCGGATCCTTTCCGCGGAGGCGGGTTGGATCGCCCGGACGGGCCTGCCGTTCGGCTTGAGCGTCATCGGCGCGGGCAGCAAGCCATGA